The DNA region GTCATCATTGTTCAACATTCACTTTTCTAGCTTGCCAAACTCCCTCTCATGATGACGGGAAAGGATGAACAAATCGCGTTTCTCAGGCTACTCCCCGGTAAGGCGGCGACCAATGCCCAACTCTATCATCGTCTGTCTCCGACCGAGCCGATTGTGCTAGGACGTGACTTTCGCTGCCACATTGTGCTGGATCCAACCCTGTATCGTTCGGTTTCCCGTCGTCATGCAGAAGTCAGTCCAGTTTTGGGAATTGAGATGCCCAGTGGCGCTCGCTTCTGGCAAGTTTGTGATCTGGATAGTAGCAATGGTACCTATTTGAATGGAGTGCGGCTCCTGGGGTGCCGGGTGTTACAGGCCGGCGATCGCATCTCATTGGGACAAAATGGCCCAGAGTTTGTGTTTGAGTATCAGCTTTCAGAGGCGGTAGAGTCATTACAGAACTTCAGATCCCGCTCTGGGCCAATCCTCGATTCCTCTACTGATCCAACAACTCCACCCCCCCCCCGTCCACCGCTGGTTTCCAGTCGTCCACGGGAAGCGGTCAGTCTTACGCAACTCTTTCCAATTCTGTCAACAGGTCGGCAACTGGCCCAAAAAGCCTATTTGCTACCTGCTGCCGTTACCGTCCTGTTTGTGGTGCTGCTGTTTCTGGCGATCGGGAATCCCCCGGTTTTCAATTTTCTGCTGGCTTCTTACCTGGCGATCGCGGCCTATTTCTTCATTTATCAACTCTGCGGTAAGCGCAAGCTCTGGTGGCTGTTGTTCCTGGTTGCCCTGTCTACGGCCCTCCTGCTAGTCAGTCCGGTGCTGGACTTATTTACATTTGTCTTTCACCGCCTGCTGCCGGGA from Leptodesmis sichuanensis A121 includes:
- a CDS encoding PrsW family glutamic-type intramembrane protease, which gives rise to MMTGKDEQIAFLRLLPGKAATNAQLYHRLSPTEPIVLGRDFRCHIVLDPTLYRSVSRRHAEVSPVLGIEMPSGARFWQVCDLDSSNGTYLNGVRLLGCRVLQAGDRISLGQNGPEFVFEYQLSEAVESLQNFRSRSGPILDSSTDPTTPPPPRPPLVSSRPREAVSLTQLFPILSTGRQLAQKAYLLPAAVTVLFVVLLFLAIGNPPVFNFLLASYLAIAAYFFIYQLCGKRKLWWLLFLVALSTALLLVSPVLDLFTFVFHRLLPGDLANTSAQTNFLLVLVKMFFGAGLMEELFKAIPVLFLYWLGLQLRSPWRERLGVWEPLDGILLGAASAVGFSLMETLGVYVPATYKSALMSGQDAAQLASLQLLIPRVLGLIAGHMAYSGYLGYFIGLSALRRRQRKLILGVGYFTSAGLHTLWNAAGLLNPAFLAIVGGLSYAFLGAAILKARALSPTRSQNFATRFYQ